The Sphingomonas carotinifaciens genomic sequence ACTGGGACGACCTGTCGTTCCAGTCGCAGCGGCTGGACCGCTATGCGGCGGCGCTGGGCGATCTGCGCGGGCGCGGGCTGGTCTATCCCTGTTTCTGTACGCGGGCCGAGATCGCGGCAAGTGCATCGGCGCCGCATGGAATGGCACCGCTCTATCCTGGGACGTGCCAAGCCCTGACGCCGGCCGAACGAGCCGGACGGATGGCGACGCCGCATTGCTGGCGGCTGGACATGGCGCGTGCGGTAGCGATGGCCGGGCCGCTGACGTGGCATGACGCCACGGCGGGTCGGGTGACCGCGGTGCCGGGGGTGCAGGGCGACGTCGTGCTGGCCCGCAAGGACGCGCCGTCCTCCTATCATCTGGCGGTGAGCGTCGACGATGCCGCGCAAGGGGTTAGCGATATCGTGCGCGGGGCCGACCTGTTCGACGCGACCCATGTTCACCGGCTGCTACAGGCGCTGCTGAACCTGCCGGTACCGCGCTATCATCATCATCCGCTGATCCTGGGCGCGGACGGGCAGCGGCTGGCCAAGCGGCACGGCGCGCCGGCGCTGGCCGACATGCGGGACAGGGGCGTGGATGGAGTCGCGCTGGCGGCGGACTTGCGGCGGGATATTCTGCCCACTGGATTTTCGCTGGGGAAGGCTTAGCTTCATCGTCATGAACACCTTTCTCGTGATCCTGCTGATCGCGGCAATGATCGCCACCGTGGTGGCGATGGTGCGCGGCATCGTCTCGTTTCTTCAGGAAGCGACCATGCAGGCCAAGGGCGATGGGCCGAGCGCGGCGGCGCTGAAGTCCAATCGGATGATGCAGATGCGCATCTTCTTCCAGGCGCTGGCGATCCTGATCGTGGTGCTGATCCTGTTCCTGGCCGGCCGGACCTGATCCGCTGGTCAAGCTGAACAAGATCTACACGCGTACCGGCGATGCCGGCACGACGGGGCTGGTCGATGGATCGCGGCGGTCCAAGGCGGATGCGCGGATGATCGCGATCGGCGAGGTGGACGAGGCGAACAGCGCGATCGGTGTCGCTGCAACCCTGGCCGACGAGGGGATGCGCGCGGCACTGATGCGGGTGCAGAACGACCTGTTCGACCTGGGTGCCGATCTGGCGACGCCGGGGGACGACTTTGCGCCATCGGCGATGGTACTGCGCGTCGTGGCCGCGCAGGTGATGCGGCTGGAGACGGAAATCGACGCGATGAACGCGGGGCTGTCGCCACTGACCAGCTTCATCCTGCCCGGCGGCAGTGCGGCGGCGGCGGCGCTGCATCTGGCGCGCGCGATCGTGCGCCGGGCGGAGCGGGCGGCGGTGGCGGTCGACGAGCCGCTGAACCCGGAGGCGCTGCGCTATCTTAATCGTTTGTCGGACTGGCTGTTTGTCGCCAGCCGTGAAGTGAACCAAAATGGCGCCGGGGACGTTCTGTGGGTGCCCGGGGGATTGCGCTAGGTTAATCAAAGCCAGCCAGCATTCGGGTCGGAGCACCCGAATGGCCAGCGATGCCGCCTATCCATTTGCCGCCGCCTCGCTGGGCCTGGCGGACCGGTTTCTTGCCGTACGATCACTGACCCTGGCGCTGGCCGAGCGATTGTCGGATGCCGACGCGACGGTGCAGTCGATGCCCGATGCGTCGCCCGCGAAATGGCATCTGGCGCATACCACCTGGTTTTTCGAAACCTTCGTGCTGCGCGATCATGTGCCGGGATACCGGCTGCACGACGAGCGCTGGCCGTTCCTGTTCAACAGCTATTACGAGGCGGAAGGGCAGCGGCACGCGCGACACCGCCGCGGAATGGTGACGCGGCCGACAATGGACGAGGTGCGGGCATATCGTGCCCATGTCGATGCGGCAATGGTGGCGGCGATCCCCGACCTGGTGCCGGACGTTGCCGCGCTGGTGGATCTCGGCTGCCATCACGAACAGCAGCATCAGGAACTGTTCGTCACCGACATGCTGCACCTGTTCAGCGAGAACCCGCTGGAGCCGGCCTGGTACCCGGCGGCGCGCAAGGTGCCCGTGGCGATGCCGGGGCCGATCGGCTGGATCGCGGGGCGCGAAGGCGTCGTGGAGATCGGGCATGACGGCGCCGGCTTCGCGTTCGATTGCGAGGGGCCGCGGCATGCCGCGCTGCTGGCGCCGCACGCATTGGCAGACCGGACGATCACCAATGGCGAATGGATCCAGTTCATCGCGGACGGCGGATACCGCGATGCGCGACACTGGCTGGCTGACGGCTGGGCATGGGTGAAGGCGGAAGGGATCGCCGCGCCGCTTTATTGGGAGGAACGCGACGGCGGCTGGACGCGCTTCGGATTGGACGGGCGGCGCGCGGTCGATCCGGCGGCGCCGGTGACCCATGTCAGCTTCTTCGAGGCGGATGCCTTTGCCAGTTGGGCGGGCGCGCGATTGCCGACCGAGGCGGAATGGGAAGCCGCGGCCGAGGCGCATGATCCGGCGGGCGGCAACCAGATGGACGAGGCGGGCGCGGTGGAGCCGCGGCCGACGGCGAGCGGCCCCGGACTGTTCGGCAATGTGTGGGAATGGACGGGCAGCGCCTACCGCCCCTATCCCGGCTTCCGAGCGGCCGAGGGCGCGGTCGGCGAGTATAACGGCAAGTTCATGAGCGGCCAGTTCGTGCTGCGCGGTGGCAGTTGCGCGACGCCGCGCGGCCATGTGCGGGCATCGTACCGCAACTTCTTCTACCCCCATCAACGCTGGCAGTTCACCGGCGTTCGTCTGGCAAAGGACCTGTAGGATGCTGAAGCCCGAGATCGAGGACGGTCAGGCGTCGCTGGCCGACCCGGCATTTCGCGCCGATGTGGTGAGCGGCCTGGCGCGGCGGCCGCGGGCGATCCCCGCCCGCTGGTTCTATGACCGGCGCGGCTCCGAGCTGTTCGAGCAGATCACCGACCTGCCCGAATATTATCCCACCCGGACCGAGACGGCGATCCTGGAGACGATCTGTTCCGAGGTCACGGAGCGCGTCGGCAAGGGGCGGGCGGTGGTGGAGTTCGGATCGGGATCGTCCACCAAGACGCCGATCCTGCTGCGCTGCGCCGATCCATCCGCCTATGTGCCGATCGACATTTCCGGCGACTTCCTGCGGGCGTCGACCCGCGTGCTGGCGGAGCGGTTTCCCGACCTGTCCATGTATCCGGTGGAGGCCGATTTCATGCGGCCGATCGCGCTGCCCGCCGCGGTGGCGGACAGCCCCAAGCTGGGGTTCTTTCCCGGATCGACGATCGGCAACATGACGCCGTTGATGGCGACCGACCTGTTGCGGGCGATGCGCGCATCGCTGGGCGAGGGGGCGATGCTGCTGATCGGGATGGACCGGATCAAGGCGGCCGATGTGCTGGTGCCGGCCTATGACGATGCGGCGGGGGTGACGGCGGCGTTCAACCTGAACCTGCTGGAGCGGATCAACCGCGAACTGTGCGGCGACGTGCCGGTGGCGGCGTTCCGGCACAAGGCGGTGTGGAACGACGACCGGGCGCGGATCGAGATGCATCTGGAGGCGACGAGGGACGTCGACTTCACCGTCGACGGACGACCGTTCGCCATGGCGGCAGGGGATACGATCCACACCGAGAACAGCCACAAATATGGCGCTCGCGATGCCCGCATCCTCCTGCGTGCCGGCGGGTGGACGCCGGTGGCGGAATGGACCGACCCCGATGGGCTGTTCGGCGTCTATCTGGCCGAGGCGCAGGCAGAGCGGCCGGCGCCTTAAAGCCTGCCGCCCCCTCAACTCCCTTGCGGGCAATCGCCGGGGCGGGTTTCGGGGGCGGCGCCACGATACCAGCGGCTGGTGTTGCCCATGGTGTCGGCATTGTGGTGGCAAGCCTCCGCCTTTTCGCCATCGGGGGTGACCAGGAACGTCCAGTTGTTGTCGCCGCAATTGTGCGGTTCGCAACCATGGGCGAGCAGGCGGCCGCCGGTCAGCACGATGGGCGTGGTGACCGCGTCGGTGGCGACGATCTGGCGGCGGACCGCCTGATCGCCGACCGCGCGGTTGAGGGCGTCGGCCACCTCGGTGCGGTTGTAGAAGGTGACGCCCGACACCGCATCGGCGGGATAATGGCCGACATAGGCGGTGAGCGGCTGGCCATGTTCCTGGCCGGGGAGCGGCGTGGGACGGGCGGTGGTGGGGGGCGTGAAGTTGGCGGCCACGGCCTCGCGATCGGCATCCTCGCTGGTGCCGCCACCGCCGCAGCCGGCCAGGGCGAGCGCGGCGAGGAGGATGGCGGCGGACGATCGCGGCAACGACGCATGGCGCATGAGGCTTCTCTCTCCTGACCTTTGGCCCGACCCTTGGAACGCTCCGCCTGTGCCGGCGGTTGCGGGGCGATGGACGACCATGATCTCGAACGTTTCGTTGCGGCGCAAGCGGGCACGTACGACCGCGCGCTGGCCGAGTTGAAGGCGGGTGCCAAGCGAAGCCATTGGATGTGGTTCGTGTTTCCGCAGATTGCCGGGCTGGGGCAGAGCGCGATGGCGCGGGCCTATGCGATCGGCTCGATCGGGGAGGCGCGGGCCTATCTGGCGCATCCGGTGCTGGGGCCGCGACTGCGCGAGGCGAGTGCGGCGGTGACGTCCCCCCTGTTTTTTCATCCATGTTGAGTGAGAGTTTTCCGGCCCTTTGAAGCCTGCGGGCAAGGAGCTGGAACATGAAGAAGTCGAGGTACACGGAAGAGCAGATTGCGTTTGCGCTGAAGCAGGCGGAGATGGGCACGCCGGTGGCCGAGGTTATTCGCCGGATGGGCGTGTCGGAGCAGACGTTCTACCGCTGGAAGAAGGTGTATGGCGGGCTGGGCGTCGGCGAGCTGCGGCGGGTCAAGCAGCTCGAGGACGAGAATCGTAAGCTCAAGCAACTCGTCGCGGATCTGAGCTTGGACAAGCATATCCTGCAGGACGTGCTCGCAAAAAAGCTCTGACGCCTGGGCGACGGCGCGAGATCGTCGCGCACGTCCAGGCGTCCCATGGCGTCAGCGAGCGGCGTAGCTGCCTCGCGCTCGGCGTCGACCGCTCGTCGGTGCGGTACGTGTCGCACAAGCCTGACCAGGCGCCGCTGCGGTTGCGCATCCACGATCTGGCGGCGGCACGGGTGCGCTACGGCTATTTCCGGATCTACATCCTGCTACGCAGGGAAGGCTGGCTGGTGAACCATAAGCGCGTCTATCGGCTCTACCGGGAAGATGGGCTGAGCCTCCGGCTCAAACGTCCTCGGCGCAACGTCAGCGCTGCGAACCGCGAACGCCAGCCCGCAGCGTCGGCGCCTAACGAGATGTGGTCGATGGACTTCGTCTCGGATGCCTTGTTCGATGGCCGACGGCTGCGGGCGCTGACGGTGGTCGATGCCTTCATCCGTGAAGCGCTGGCGATCGATGTCGACCAGGGCATCAAGGGTGAACAGGTCGTGGCGGCAATGACGCGGATTTCGGCGACACGTGGTGCGCCCAAGACCATCCGGGTCGACAATGGTCCGGAGTTCATCTCGAAAGCACTGGATCGATGGGCGTACGAGAACGGCGTCACGCTCGACTTCTCGCGGCCGGGCAAACCGACCGACAACGCCTTTGTGGAGTCGTTCAACGGCCGCCTGCGTGACGAGTGCCTGAACAGCCACTGGTTCCTGTCACTGGCGGACGCAAGAACCAAGATCGAGGCCTGGCGGTGGGACTATAACGAGAGCCGTCCTCACACGGCGCTTGGCTGGCTGACGCCAGCCGAATATGCTGCATCCGCCGGGGTTAACCCCGGCGGATGCAGTCCGGAAGCTCGCATCCTGCCCGGATGAGAAACCGGGGGACCGTCAGCGGTACTGGCGGCGCCGGGCAGCGCGGAGGCAATCATGGGGGGTATCGATGCGACCAAGCTGCGGTCCTCCATGACGCTGTTCGCGCATGCCGCCGACGAGGACGGCGCGGTGTTCCGGGCCGTGCTCGACCGCTTCTATGGCGGGCGGGAGGACGGGGAGACGGTGCGGCGCCTGTAACGACGCCGCGACCGCCCCGATGCCTCAGGCGCCAGCCAGTTCGGCCTTGGCGTTCACCTTGGACGAGGCCAGCTTGGTCAGCTTCTCGTCGGTGGCCTTTTCCTCGGCCAGCGTTTCGCCGAGCAGCTGCGCGGACTGGCTGCGGCCGAGCTGGTCGGCCCAGGCGATCAGCGTGCCGTAGCGGCTGATCTCGTAATGCTCGACCGCCTGGGCGGCGGCGGTCAGGGCAGCGTCCAGCACCGCCTTGTCCGCGACCTCACCGGCAACCTCGTTGGCTTCCTTGATGATGCCGTCGATCGCGGGGCAGGTGACGCCCTTGGGCTCCAGCCCTTCCAGTTCGAACACGCGCTTCAGCCGGGCGATCTGGCCCTCGGTCTCCCGCAGATGGGTTTCGAAGCCCATGCGCAGTTCGGGGTCGGTGGCCTTTTCGATCATCTTGGGCAGCGCCTTGGTGATCTGCTGCTCGGCGTAATAAACGTCCTGGAGCTGGTGGATGTAGAGATCCTGCAGCGTCTGGATGTCCTTGGAAAACAGGCCCATCGTCTCTCTCCTGGATAGGGTTGCCGCGGTCCCAAACGGGCGGCGCGCGGCATGGTTGCGGATTTACGATGAGCGCGCGGGTTGCGCCGCCAGCGGACCGGTGACGGTGGCGGTGCCGTCATTGGCGAAGACAATCGCCCAGCGCGCGGTGTTGTCGCAGACCGCGTTCCAGGTCGCCAGGCCATTGGTCGGTGCCGCCTCGTTCATCGACGTCACCGCCTGGCAGGAGGCGCCGTCCTGTCCGGAATCGCGGATCGCGCGGAACAGGACGCCGCGGCGCTGCCCCTCCGGCAGGTCGCGGATGCGGGTGCCATAGTCGATGCCCTCCGCCGCGGCGGTTTCCGCGGCATTGGTGACGGGGGTGGCGTTGTCGGCCGCGGTGTCGCTCTGCCCGCAGGCGGCGAGGGGGGCGAGCGCGAGGGCGGCAAGGGCGGTGAGCGTCGAACGGTTCATCGGGTTCCTCCTGTCGGGCGGTTCAACGCGCTGCCGCCGATGTGGTTGCCCCATCGTAACGAAGGCGGCATGGCCGGTGGGATATGACCCAAGCCACACACACGCCCCCCGGCATGCCCGCGCTTCCCGCCGACTGGCAGGCCGCGTTGCAGGCGGAGATGGACGGGCCGCGCTTTGCCGCGCTCGCCGCGTTCCTGGACGACGAGGCACGGCAGGGGCAGGCGATCTTTCCCCCGGCGGAGGACCGGTTC encodes the following:
- a CDS encoding cob(I)yrinic acid a,c-diamide adenosyltransferase, whose product is MVKLNKIYTRTGDAGTTGLVDGSRRSKADARMIAIGEVDEANSAIGVAATLADEGMRAALMRVQNDLFDLGADLATPGDDFAPSAMVLRVVAAQVMRLETEIDAMNAGLSPLTSFILPGGSAAAAALHLARAIVRRAERAAVAVDEPLNPEALRYLNRLSDWLFVASREVNQNGAGDVLWVPGGLR
- the gluQRS gene encoding tRNA glutamyl-Q(34) synthetase GluQRS, with the translated sequence MIVTRFAPSPTGRLHLGHALSAVRAHGLARAAGGRFLVRIEDIDGTRSRPEHVETILADLRWLGLDWDDLSFQSQRLDRYAAALGDLRGRGLVYPCFCTRAEIAASASAPHGMAPLYPGTCQALTPAERAGRMATPHCWRLDMARAVAMAGPLTWHDATAGRVTAVPGVQGDVVLARKDAPSSYHLAVSVDDAAQGVSDIVRGADLFDATHVHRLLQALLNLPVPRYHHHPLILGADGQRLAKRHGAPALADMRDRGVDGVALAADLRRDILPTGFSLGKA
- the egtD gene encoding L-histidine N(alpha)-methyltransferase is translated as MLKPEIEDGQASLADPAFRADVVSGLARRPRAIPARWFYDRRGSELFEQITDLPEYYPTRTETAILETICSEVTERVGKGRAVVEFGSGSSTKTPILLRCADPSAYVPIDISGDFLRASTRVLAERFPDLSMYPVEADFMRPIALPAAVADSPKLGFFPGSTIGNMTPLMATDLLRAMRASLGEGAMLLIGMDRIKAADVLVPAYDDAAGVTAAFNLNLLERINRELCGDVPVAAFRHKAVWNDDRARIEMHLEATRDVDFTVDGRPFAMAAGDTIHTENSHKYGARDARILLRAGGWTPVAEWTDPDGLFGVYLAEAQAERPAP
- the egtB gene encoding ergothioneine biosynthesis protein EgtB, producing the protein MASDAAYPFAAASLGLADRFLAVRSLTLALAERLSDADATVQSMPDASPAKWHLAHTTWFFETFVLRDHVPGYRLHDERWPFLFNSYYEAEGQRHARHRRGMVTRPTMDEVRAYRAHVDAAMVAAIPDLVPDVAALVDLGCHHEQQHQELFVTDMLHLFSENPLEPAWYPAARKVPVAMPGPIGWIAGREGVVEIGHDGAGFAFDCEGPRHAALLAPHALADRTITNGEWIQFIADGGYRDARHWLADGWAWVKAEGIAAPLYWEERDGGWTRFGLDGRRAVDPAAPVTHVSFFEADAFASWAGARLPTEAEWEAAAEAHDPAGGNQMDEAGAVEPRPTASGPGLFGNVWEWTGSAYRPYPGFRAAEGAVGEYNGKFMSGQFVLRGGSCATPRGHVRASYRNFFYPHQRWQFTGVRLAKDL
- a CDS encoding twin transmembrane helix small protein, with translation MNTFLVILLIAAMIATVVAMVRGIVSFLQEATMQAKGDGPSAAALKSNRMMQMRIFFQALAILIVVLILFLAGRT
- a CDS encoding ferritin-like domain-containing protein, translated to MGLFSKDIQTLQDLYIHQLQDVYYAEQQITKALPKMIEKATDPELRMGFETHLRETEGQIARLKRVFELEGLEPKGVTCPAIDGIIKEANEVAGEVADKAVLDAALTAAAQAVEHYEISRYGTLIAWADQLGRSQSAQLLGETLAEEKATDEKLTKLASSKVNAKAELAGA
- a CDS encoding IS3 family transposase (programmed frameshift), yielding MKKSRYTEEQIAFALKQAEMGTPVAEVIRRMGVSEQTFYRWKKVYGGLGVGELRRVKQLEDENRKLKQLVADLSLDKHILQDVLGKKALTPGRRREIVAHVQASHGVSERRSCLALGVDRSSVRYVSHKPDQAPLRLRIHDLAAARVRYGYFRIYILLRREGWLVNHKRVYRLYREDGLSLRLKRPRRNVSAANRERQPAASAPNEMWSMDFVSDALFDGRRLRALTVVDAFIREALAIDVDQGIKGEQVVAAMTRISATRGAPKTIRVDNGPEFISKALDRWAYENGVTLDFSRPGKPTDNAFVESFNGRLRDECLNSHWFLSLADARTKIEAWRWDYNESRPHTALGWLTPAEYAASAGVNPGGCSPEARILPG
- a CDS encoding DUF1810 family protein — translated: MAAPGSAEAIMGGIDATKLRSSMTLFAHAADEDGAVFRAVLDRFYGGREDGETVRRL